The DNA region TCCGGACGGAACCCCGTCAAGGCGAGCACAAAGTCGTTATCCAGCCGAAGCTCTTCGCCTTGGTCGGATTGGATCCGGACCGAATCCTCCGTAATTTCAATGACGCGGGACTGCAGATAGAGGTTGATATGCCCTTTCTGCACCATGCTGTCGAACAGCGGGCGAACCCAAGGCTTGATGTTTTCGGATACGGCTTCGCCCCGATAAACCATCGTGACCTCCGCGCCGACACGGATCAGCTCCATCGCCGCATCCACGGCCGAGTTGCTGCCGCCGATAATAACGGTCTTCATTCCGGCATACGGATGGGCTTCGCGGAAGTAATGGGTGACCTTCTCCAAGTCTTCACCGGGGATGCCAATATAATTCGGATGATCGAAATATCCGGTTGCAATGACGACGTGACGGGCTTGCCGCACGTTCTCTTCGCCGTTTCGCCGGCGAGTGCGGACAATGAAGCTGCCGTCTGGCTGCTTAGCAATGGTCAGGGCCTCTTCATATGGCGATATTTTCAGATCAAAATGTTTGGCAACGCGGCGGTAATAGGCGAGAGCCTCGTGCCGGTAAGGCTTGTCATTCGATATGGCAAACGGAATATCTCCGATTTCGAGCATTTCAGCCGTACTGAAAAATTGCATATGCGTCGGGTAGAGGTAAATGGAATGAACGACATTATGCTTATCAATAATTTCGCAGTCGAGTCCCTGGCGGCCGCATTCGATCGCTGCTGCCAGTCCGCAGGGGCCTGCACCGATAACAAGAACATCTAGCATGGTGATCCTCCTTATGTATATACCTTGCGCTTTTCATCAGCATTATAATCCTACAGCAAATGAAGGGATAAATCCAGGTTTGGCGCCGCGTCCTGCCCCGGATGAGAGGTTTTTGACGGATGGACAAGCCTCATTAAGAGGTGGATGAGGTTAAATTGAGGGTTGATAAACGAAACAAATTAGATTAATATCAAATTAGACATACATTAAATTAAAAGATGGTTAAAACTGTTGAACACCAAAGAGGAGGAAAAGCCATGAAATCATCAACCAACGAAGCATATAAGGCATCCGTCATCAACAACTTCATG from Paenibacillus ihbetae includes:
- a CDS encoding YpdA family putative bacillithiol disulfide reductase — encoded protein: MLDVLVIGAGPCGLAAAIECGRQGLDCEIIDKHNVVHSIYLYPTHMQFFSTAEMLEIGDIPFAISNDKPYRHEALAYYRRVAKHFDLKISPYEEALTIAKQPDGSFIVRTRRRNGEENVRQARHVVIATGYFDHPNYIGIPGEDLEKVTHYFREAHPYAGMKTVIIGGSNSAVDAAMELIRVGAEVTMVYRGEAVSENIKPWVRPLFDSMVQKGHINLYLQSRVIEITEDSVRIQSDQGEELRLDNDFVLALTGFRPDRKLLSSSGVQLDEGMEKPLYDPETMETNVPGLYVAGVIASGRNANEVFIETGRYHGRLIAQHLNATAQS